One Brassica oleracea var. oleracea cultivar TO1000 chromosome C7, BOL, whole genome shotgun sequence genomic window carries:
- the LOC106306478 gene encoding peroxidase 47, with product MKNNKMVRAKLLRVIMVMHAIIGLPYTVMGLSMSYYMMSCPAAEQIVTNTVNNALRADPTLAAGLIRMLFHDCFIEGCDASVLLDSTKDNTAEKDSPANLSLRGYEIIDDAKKKIEATCPGVVSCADIIAMAARDAVFAANGPYYQIPKGRFDGKRSKIEDTRNLPSPFLNASQLIQTFGQRGFTPQDVVALSGAHTLGVARCSSFKARLTTPDSSMDSSFVNTLTKTCSAGDDAEQPFDATRNNFDNAYFNALQRKSGVLFSDQTLFNTPATRNIVNGYAFNQAKFFFDFQMAMQKMSNLDVKLGSQGEVRKNCRILN from the exons ATGAAAAATAATAAGATGGTTAGGGCAAAATTATTGAGAGTGATTATGGTGATGCATGCAATTATTGGGCTTCCTTATACTGTGATGGGGTTAAGTATGAGTTACTACATGATGAGCTGTCCTGCCGCTGAACAGATTGTGACGAATACTGTTAACAATGCTCTTCGAGCCGATCCCACTTTGGCCGCAGGTCTTATCCGTATGCTCTTCCACGACTGTTTCATTGAG GGATGTGACGCTTCAGTTCTGCTAGACTCAACAAAAGACAACACTGCAGAAAAGGATTCACCTGCGAATCTGAGTCTACGTGGGTACGAGATCATAGATGATGCAAAAAAGAAAATCGAGGCTACATGTCCAGGAGTTGTATCTTGCGCAGATATTATTGCCATGGCTGCTAGAGATGCTGTCTTTGCA GCTAATGGTCCATATTATCAAATACCAAAAGGAAGATTTGATGGTAAAAGATCAAAGATAGAAGATACAAGAAATCTCCCTTCACCTTTTCTCAATGCTTCTCAACTCATCCAGACTTTTGGTCAACGTGGCTTCACTCCACAAGACGTTGTTGCTCTCTCCG GAGCACATACTCTTGGAGTTGCACGATGCTCATCCTTCAAAGCCAGACTTACCACACCAGATTCTTCAATGGACTCTTCCTTTGTAAACACTCTCACTAAAACTTGCAGTGCCGGTGACGATGCAGAGCAACCATTTGATGCCACGCGCAACAACTTCGACAATGCTTATTTCAATGCCCTTCAGAGGAAATCAGGAGTCCTCTTTTCAGACCAAACCTTATTCAACACTCCAGCGACTAGGAATATTGTTAATGGCTATGCCTTTAACCAAGCTAAGTTTTTCTTTGATTTCCAAATGGCCATGCAAAAGATGAGCAATCTTGATGTCAAACTTGGCTCTCAAGGTGAAGTCCGTAAAAATTGTCGCATTCTTAACTAA